CTTTGACATGCTCTTCCACAGTTAACGTTGCAGACTCACCAGTAGTGCCAACGGCCACAATTCCATCTGAGCCAGACTCAACGTGAAAATCCACAAGTTTTTTCAGGCTTACGTAATCTACTTCGCCATCATCATTAAACGGTGTAATTAACGCTACGATACTTCCTGAAAACATGTCTTTCTCCCTAATTTAGATACTTTCTGCATGGTACTGTAAGGCGATTGAAAAAGACAAGCGATTAAACCCGCTTAAATCACCTATTTGAATGAATATTTATCAGATGTTAGAACTTTGGCAACTTACGCCTTTTTAAAGGCCTGTTGTCAGCCTGAAGTTAGAAATATCAAGCTCTCCGACGAGCAGAAAAGCAAGCGACGAAAATTGCGCCAGTTTTATCCATTGCGAGCATTTTTCTCTTCGACAACTGTGCTAAGCTATCTCATTAATAATCATAACAATGCTCAAAGTGATACTATGACTCAACATTTGGTGATTACAGCGGTAGGGACAGACCGCCCAGGCGTCTGCAACCAAGTGGTTCACTTGGTCACACAGTCTAGATGCAATATTGTCGACAGTCGCATTGCGCTTTTCGGCAATGAGTTCACCTTGATTATGCTGTTGTCTGGCAATAACGCCGCCATCACACGTGTAGAGACCACTTTACCATTGTTAGGCCAAGAACTTGATCTCATCACCATGATGAAACGTACATCACAACACGCATACGCTGACAATTCTTACAGCCTTGAAGTGTTTGTGGAGTCTGATGATAAGTTGGGGTTAACCGAAAAATTCACTCAGTTCTTCGCAGATAAAAATATTGGCCTTGCGTCACTCAGTGCACAGACCATAGATAAAGCAAAAGTTCATTCAGAGAACAACCAATTCCACATCGCACTGACAGCGACAGTGGATGCAGAATGTAACTTGATGCAACTCCAAGAAGATTTCGAAGCACTATGCTCAAGCCTTGACGTGCAAGGCTCATTAAATTTCATAAAGAACAGTCAATAAAAAGGAAAATCAATGAACACGCTAACAGCTGGCACTCCAGCTCCGGCATTTTCCCTGCTGGATCAAGACGGCAACACAGTTTCACTCGGTGATTTTGCCGGCAAAAAAGTTCTTTTCTACTTCTACCCGAAAGCCATGACGCCAGGATGTACTGTTCAGGCTCAGGGACTGCGTGACACTAAAGCTGAGCTGGATGCACACAATGTGGTTGTATTAGGTGTCAGTATCGACCCAGTAAAACGTCTGGGTAAATTTATTGAACGTGATAACCTCAACTTCACTCTGCTCTCTGACGAAGATCATGCAGTAGCAGAACAGTTCGGTGTTTGGGGCGAGAAAAAGTTCATGGGAAAAGTCTACGACGGTCTACACCGTATCAGCTTCCTTATCAACGAAGAAGGTGTGATTGAGCACGTCTTTGATAAGTTTAAGACCAAAAACCACCATGAAGTCGTGCTGGACTATCTAAACGAAAACAAATAATTCAGCTAATAACAAAACGCCAGCGAGTCGCTGGCGTTTTTTGTTGGGATTCTAGACAATAAATTTGTTTAAAATGGCGTCTTGCTCACGCACGTTCTCAGTCTGAACTTGCATGGCAATATTGGCATTCTCGGCTGAGTCTGCGACTTGCGTGGAGAGATCTTTAATCTTAACAGTGTTGCTGTTGATCTCTTCCGCCACTAAGCTTTGCTCTTCTGCTGCAGAAGCTATCTGCATGTTCATATCCGTAATGCGCTGGATGGCATCACGGATTCGGTGTAAAGATTCATCCGCAGCTTGTGCTTTATCTACCGCATCAACTGCTGTGTTCTTACTTTCGTGCATAGCCGCAGACACGGAGCTTGCTCCGGCTTGCAACTGCTCGATCATGCTGCGAATCTCTGTCGTGGATTCCTGGGTACGCTGCGCAAGAGTTCGAACCTCATCTGCAACAACCGCAAAGCCTCGACCAGACTCACCAGCACGCGCTGCTTCGATTGCCGCATTCAAAGCCAGTAAATTCGTTTGGTCGGCAATATCATTGATGACTTTAAGAATGGTTTCAATATTCGCAGTCGCAGATTCTAACCCTTGAACTTCTTCAACAGCCTGATCGATGCGAGCAGATAGAGCATCAATTGATACTGTGGTCTCGCTCACCACAGAAGAACCTTGCTGAGTTGCTTCATCGGCTTCCTTCGCAGCCCCGGCTGCGCCTTGAGCATTATTTGCCACTTCGGTTGCCGTCACAGCCATTTCATTCATTGCAGTGGCTAGCTGTTCCAGCTCTTGCAGTTGGCTACGCATCGCTTCAGCAGATTCTTGAGAGCCCTGAACCGTCATTTCCGTACCACGTAGAATTTCAGCACCAATCGCTTTCGACTGTTGGATTTGCTTCTGCAAGGTTTCGGTAAAGGTATTAAAGCCTTCAGCCAATTCCGCAAATTCTTTATCCGTGTTTGTGTCTAGACGTTTGGTCAGATCACCTTGCCCCGAAGCGACATCCTTGATTGCTTCATTGAGTGTACCTAGAGGCTTCATAAGGAACTTAATCAGGAAGCTCAGTACCACCACACTCAACACCACACTAATCACAGCATAAAGGATCGAGCTACTACGCATATCGTCTATTGCTGCAAATGCAATGCTTTCATCAACAATCGCACCGATATACCAGTTTTCACTTGGCACTTTCGTAAAGTGAACGAGGTAGGATTTGCCCTCTTTTTCTATACGTTGATTACCTTCTTTGATACTCGCTTCAGGCAAATAGGTAGAAAGGTTTTGGCCATTATTTTTGGCATCAGGGTGAGCAATGGTTGTCCCATCAGCGGTGATAATAAACAAGTAACCAGCATCCAATAGGTTAGCGCTATTCACTAAATCGGCTAAACCTGTCAGCTCTAAATCGTAGAACATAGCTGCGGTAAACTGGCCATTATCTCGAACAGGAGTACCAATAGAAATAATAACTTTCTTTGAAGACACGTCCACATAGGGGGCCGTTACGACGAGCTTGCCTTGTGCTTTGGCATCTTTGTACCAAGGTCGAACTCTTGGATCATAATCAGGGCCTGCTTCCCAACCGTCGTCATTTTCTACAACAAAACCATCAACTTCATAACCATATCCAACAGCCAAGAAGCTGCCTTTTAAATTGGGCTTTTCAAGAATATCTTTAACACGGGCTTTATTTTGAGGGTCGAGTTCAATCACCTCGGTGGTGGATTGAGCAAGGGATTTCTTGCTTGCCATTTCAGAAGTGACGGTATTTTTCACCCCTTTCACCATTTCAATGAGGCTGGTATCAACCAAGTCCTCGACTTCATCCTTTACTGTACTCAGTTGTTGCACCGAAAGTAATACCACGGTTACCAACAGCAATGCTGATGATGCAGCAACGATTTTTTGACTAAATCTCATAGTGTCCCTCAAAGATTAATTCGTTTTGTAATTGTTATGTTGTCATTAGTTATTATCGCCCTAACCACAGCAGACTTAAGAAATTTCTTACAAAATTCATACTTTGTACAACAATCTTTTAAAAAGTATATACCGTTTGCGCAAATAAAAAGCCCTAATGCACAAAATGCATTAGGGCTATATATGCTATAAGTTTTACAAACATATCAACTAGGATATGAATGCACTTCCTCATCATTGCTGGGTAGCGCATTCCAAACTGCTTTGACTAACGTCGCTAACGGGATAGCGAAAAAGACTCCCCAGAATCCCCATAAGCCACCAAAAACCAACACCGCAACTATAATGGCAACGGGATGTAAATTTACCGCTTCAGAGAAAAGAACTGGAACAAGAACATTACCGTCCAGCGCTTGAATAATACCATAGGCAATCAGCAACCAGTAAAACTGTGGCGTTAGTCCCCACTGGAACAAACCTACGATAGCAACAGGCACGGTCACTGCGGCTGCACCAATATAAGGGATCAACACAGAGAGCCCGACAGCAACCGCTAGCAATACCGAGTAACGTAAATCTAAAATGGCAAATGTTACATAACTCACCCCACCGACAATCAAGATTTCCATCACCTTACCGCGAATGTAATTCGAGATTTGCTCATTCATCTCATGCCATACTTTGTTCGCCAGCTTGCGGTTACGCGGTAAAACACCACTCGCCATCGCAATCATTTCTTGTTTGTCTTTTAATAGAAAAAACACTAATAGCGGCACCAAAATTAGATAAACCGCCAAAGTCGCAATACTCACCAATGATGCGAGTGATCCCTTTACTACCGTTTCCCCCATCACAATGACTTGATTCTTTGCATTGGACACCAAAGATTCAACAATCTGAAAATTATCCAGCTCGGGGTAACGCTGCGGAAGCTCAGCTATCACTTTTTGCAGCCCGGTGTACATTGAAGGAATATCATTAATCAGGTTACCGACCTGCTGCCAGATAGTAGGAACCAACCCAAAAACCGCTACCAGCATCAAACTGGTGAAACCTAAGATCACCAAGATAACGGACAAGGTTCTGGGAATACCAAGGCGTGATAGCTGGGATACAGGCCATTCAAGCAAGTAAGCTAACACGATAGCCACCAGCAAAGGCGCAATCAAATTGCCAAAAAAATAAATCGTGATAAAACCAAAGAGCAGGATTGCCACTAGGCTTACAGCGTGTGGATCAGAAAAGCGTCGCTTATACCAGCGACTCACCATTTCAAACATTCGACAAGGTTCCTTTAGTCACTTGCAAAGAGTAATAGCCATCCAACTCTTCGCACACCAATTCAAATGACTGCTTAAGTAGGAAAGAGGTTATATCGGACAAAGAGCTGGAATCAGAGACATAAATACTGGTTTGCTGCCCCTCACTCAACGCCTTAGTGTGGCGCTTGGCTAACAGTAGCGCCATTGGGCAACGCTCTTGACGCAAATCCAAAAGATTCAGTTCCATTCTTCAGCCCGATACTTATCATAGAAAGAATATTGTATAGTGTTTTTTTCCAAGCGTCAGTGCAAATACATCGATGCCGAAAAGTTTCACATTGAAATGACTCGTCTCAGTGGAACACTTTTGCATCAGCACGAAAGCCAAGGGTATCACTTATTAAAGGCTTTACCCCTTCTCACAACTGTGAAACCATCTCAGTTAACGAGTGTCAAAAGCTATACTTCTTGTCCTGATGCCATAAGTATAACGAAATGGTACAGACAGAGTGGATAGACCAAATGATCACGGAGTATCACCGATAAAATATGTTTAAACATACGCGTTCGATTGTCTGCTTATGTGTAGCGGCTTCTCTTGGTGCACCATCACCTATCTACGCCAATACTCTTGACCTACCCGATATTGGTACCGCAGCCAGTAGTACACTGACCATAGATCAGGAGCTGCAATACGGTGATGCCTATATGCGCATGCTGCGTAATAATCAGCCCATCGTCAATGATCCAGTATTGAATGAGTACATTGATAGCTTAGGTCACCAATTGGTCGCTAACGCCAATGACGTTAAGACACCATTTACCTTCTTTATGATCCGTGACCGCAATATCAATGCATTTGCATTCTTTGGTGGGTATGTCGCTCTACATACCGGACTGTTTCTTCATGCCCAAAGCGAAAGTGAGTTGGCTTCGGTCGTTGCTCACGAGATTGCCCACGTTACTCAGCGCCATCTCGCTCGCAGTATGGAAGAGCAAGCACGACGTTCGCCGGCAACCATGGCAGCACTAGCAGGCTCTCTGTTGCTGGCTATTGCGGCCCCAGAAGCGGGGATCGCCGCAATTACCGCCACTACTGCGGGAAACATTCAAGGCCAGATAAATTACACACGCAGTAACGAAAAAGAAGCTGACCGATTTGGCATCGATACCTTAGCCAAAGCGGGATATGACGTTAATGCGATGCCACGCTTCTTCAGTCGCCTAGCCGATGAGTATCGATACGCTAGCAAGCCACCGCCAATGTTGCTGACTCACCCATTGCCGGAAGATCGCATTACCGATAGTCGTGCAAGAGCGCAGAATTACCCAGCCCGTCGTGTCGATCCTTCACTAAATTATAACTTAGCCCGTGCTCGTATTGTCGCTCGATATGCAGGCATCAGTGCGAAATCAGCCATGGATTGGTTTTCTCGTACAGAAAAGAAAGCACCAGAAAATCTCAAAGTTTCATTCCAATATGGTCGGGCGCTGGTTCATCTTGATAACAATGAACTGGACGAAGCCAGTGAGATTTTGCAATCACTCATCAAATTGCAACCTGACAATAACTTCTATCTCGACGCCATGTCTGACCTGTATATAGCGCAGGAAAAAGCATCACAAGCTGAGAATATGTTGCAAGCGGCACTTAAGGACAAACCTAAGAACTCAGTACTGACGATCAATTACGCGAATGTGTTAATGAAGCAAGACAAGAATGAAGAAGCCATCAGAGTCCTTCAACGGTATACCCACGACAACCCGAATGATGTCAACGGCTGGCACCTGCTTTCAGAAGCGAATATTCATCTTGGTCGCAGTGACGAAGACCTTGCTGCACGAGCCGAGGTCTTAGCTCTCAAAGCCAATTGGAATAAGGCTATTCAGTATTATACTCAGGCAAGTCAGCTCGCGGAGCTTGGCAGTCTCAAGCAAGCACGTTACGATGCGCGTATTGATCAGCTGATGGTTCAGCGAGATCGTTTTATGGCTCTACAATAACGACCAAGCAGCACTCAGTGCTGCTTACTTATAATTCGGAGATTAACATTATGTCAGTCGTGATTTATCACAATCCACGTTGCTCAAAAAGCCGACAAACATTGGCACTACTAGAAGAAAAAAACATCCAACCTGAAATCGTAAAATACTTAGAAACCCCACCTAGTGTTGCGGAATTGAAAGAACTCTACGCCCAGCTTAACCTGACTGAAGTGCGTGCCATGATGCGCACTAAGGAAGATATCTATAAAGAGCTCAATCTCGCTCAAGCGTCAGATGAGCAGCTTTTTGAAGCCATGACAAACAACCCCAAACTGATTGAACGACCAATTGTGGTCAATAACGGTCAAGCCAAGCATGGCCGTCCACCAGAGCAGGTTCTCGATATTCTATGAGTTGCTCAATCGTTGTCCTCTATTACAGTCGACACGGTTCTACTCGCGCATTAGCACGACAAATCGCTAGGGGGATAGAGTCTATCCCTCATTGTGAAGCCTTGATTAGAACCGTCGCTGATATTGATGAAAGGATTACACCTCAAGATCCTGTATTGACCTTGAAGGAACTACAAAACTGTGACGGGTTAGCTATGGGAAGCCCGGTGTGGTTTGGCAATATGTCAGCGTCTTTGAAACACTTTTGGGACCAGACAACGTCTTTATGGGTCTCTGGTGACTTGATTGACAAACCAGCCTGTGTATTTAGCTCTTCCTCTAGCTTACACGGTGGCCAAGAGACCACGCTGCAAACCATGATGTTGCCTCTTCTCCACCATGGCATGATGATTTTAGGGATCCCTTACTCGGAGCCCAGCTTACATACCACTCAAACGGGCGGGACGCCTTATGGAGCTACCTCCGTTAGCCATGATGGCAACACATTAAGTAAAGAAGAGAACGAGCTGGCACAAACGCTAGGCAGGCGCCTCGCTACTACCGCTTTAAAAGTGAAGGACAAATAAAACATGCAGGCAATGCAATCTCATACAAAACTGTTTCGACTTCTTGCACTGTTTGGCAATCTAGGTTTACTTGCCTGGGTCGCACTGTGGCAACTCAGTTTATCTCCCCACCCTCACATCAGCAGCACCACACTTGCCATTGCTTGGAGTATCCCTCTGTTATTACCCCTGCCCGGGATCCTCGCAGGTAAGCCTTACACACATGCGTGGGCAAACTTTGTGCTCATGTTGTACTTCTTACATGCCTTTACCATCCTCTATGTGGATGGCGGTGAACGCTGGTTAGCGAGCATTGAGCTGGTACTGACAGCTGCCGCTTTTGTCGGCAATATTCTCTACGCACGTTCAAGAGGTAAAGAGTTAGGACTCAAACTCAAACGGCTGTCTAAAGTAGAGAAAGAAGAAAAAGAACGATTCGAATAAAAAGGTCTGGCATTTGCCAGACCTTTTTATTATTCAATGACTTCATCAAGAGCTGTGTCAGTTTTTCCCTCGGGGGACTCTGTATGGTCAATGGTGGCTCTCGTGGGAGCACCTTGCCACTCAAACACCAGCACTTGCTCTGCTGGGATAATCTCTGGTACATCAACAGTGAGGTCACTTGACTCTGTTGATAGATCATCATTTACGGCATCAACAGGCTGCTCGCTCTGCTCTTGTTGTTTAACGACCGGCTGTGACTCAGTTGCACTTTCTAGTTGCACCACTTTTCCCATGCGTGTCACTTCATGTTCAAATTCTGCCTGAGAAGCTAATAAGTGGATATTAAATGTAACTTGATTGCCCTGAATTTTCAGAATATCCAACGATGCCACAGAGCTTAGCTTCTTGAGCTGGTTTTCTACAGTAAAGAAATCGACAGCATTATCTAGTGAAGTAAACCGCACCTTGATGGTTTCAGAAGATTCGCTTGCAACAACAACAGCACTCTTCTTCGCATAGTAGTCGCTGATTTGGTTAACCATTTTCATTGCTGCTTCTGCACCACCATTAGATCCAGACACAGGTGCCTGACGCGTAACGCCTATCGTAGCGGGTTTTTGATCATATAGAGTCCAGCGCAACGAGTTGCCCTGCACTCTGACAACCAATACAGCATCTACTGGATAACGTTGACTTGCCTCACCTACTGGGCGTGCAAAACCTCCCCATAAATCAGAGACAGCGACACCTGTAATATCATCAAAATCACCGACAGGCACAGTCAATGGTAAGCCACGTCTTTGTGCTTCAATACGCATCTGATTCAGTACCTGTGAATCAGAGTGCTCCCAACTGATATTACGATCATGCTGAGTTTCTTCCACTAACCACACTAATAGGTTGGCGCGTGCTGCAGGCCAAATTGGGAGTTGAGCCTGACTCAACAAAGAACGAATATGCGTCGCACTAAAGCCTAATCGTAGTGTTTGCTGACCATTTTGTTGCCCATAGCTGATTTGAGTAAGGTACTGAGAATTTTGCTTTAGCGCCTTTTTTACCACAGGATTAGACACCGCATCCTGATCACCGGAAGCTCGGACGATGATCTCTTTCATCCCGTCCACACGCGCTTGTGCGTCTGCATTGTCAGCACTTTGGTCGAGCACAATTTCTGTTTGATATAAATCTACATTGGTCAATGCTGCTGCAGGTAATCCTACTAGCGCTAAAGCCAACAAAACTAAATGACGCATAGCTTTCCTAAAGTCAGTTTTTTATTGCAACTTCGGATGATAAGCAACTATCTAATTTGGAGCAACTAAAGCTCAAATTTATGTGTTTTGCCCCTTGAAGTCATCAAGCTAAGTTATTGGTCAATTACTGTTTATTTGATCCGGCTCAGATTGCAATCGTTTGCCAAGGTGATAAGATCCCGCGAATTTTGTGTTTAGCAGGCTCTGCTATCGCTGCTCTTAGTTGCTACTAAAGGAAATAAAGATGAAAAATGCCAT
This sequence is a window from Vibrio coralliilyticus. Protein-coding genes within it:
- a CDS encoding glycine cleavage system protein R — translated: MTQHLVITAVGTDRPGVCNQVVHLVTQSRCNIVDSRIALFGNEFTLIMLLSGNNAAITRVETTLPLLGQELDLITMMKRTSQHAYADNSYSLEVFVESDDKLGLTEKFTQFFADKNIGLASLSAQTIDKAKVHSENNQFHIALTATVDAECNLMQLQEDFEALCSSLDVQGSLNFIKNSQ
- the bcp gene encoding thioredoxin-dependent thiol peroxidase; the encoded protein is MNTLTAGTPAPAFSLLDQDGNTVSLGDFAGKKVLFYFYPKAMTPGCTVQAQGLRDTKAELDAHNVVVLGVSIDPVKRLGKFIERDNLNFTLLSDEDHAVAEQFGVWGEKKFMGKVYDGLHRISFLINEEGVIEHVFDKFKTKNHHEVVLDYLNENK
- a CDS encoding methyl-accepting chemotaxis protein, with the translated sequence MRFSQKIVAASSALLLVTVVLLSVQQLSTVKDEVEDLVDTSLIEMVKGVKNTVTSEMASKKSLAQSTTEVIELDPQNKARVKDILEKPNLKGSFLAVGYGYEVDGFVVENDDGWEAGPDYDPRVRPWYKDAKAQGKLVVTAPYVDVSSKKVIISIGTPVRDNGQFTAAMFYDLELTGLADLVNSANLLDAGYLFIITADGTTIAHPDAKNNGQNLSTYLPEASIKEGNQRIEKEGKSYLVHFTKVPSENWYIGAIVDESIAFAAIDDMRSSSILYAVISVVLSVVVLSFLIKFLMKPLGTLNEAIKDVASGQGDLTKRLDTNTDKEFAELAEGFNTFTETLQKQIQQSKAIGAEILRGTEMTVQGSQESAEAMRSQLQELEQLATAMNEMAVTATEVANNAQGAAGAAKEADEATQQGSSVVSETTVSIDALSARIDQAVEEVQGLESATANIETILKVINDIADQTNLLALNAAIEAARAGESGRGFAVVADEVRTLAQRTQESTTEIRSMIEQLQAGASSVSAAMHESKNTAVDAVDKAQAADESLHRIRDAIQRITDMNMQIASAAEEQSLVAEEINSNTVKIKDLSTQVADSAENANIAMQVQTENVREQDAILNKFIV
- a CDS encoding AI-2E family transporter, translated to MFEMVSRWYKRRFSDPHAVSLVAILLFGFITIYFFGNLIAPLLVAIVLAYLLEWPVSQLSRLGIPRTLSVILVILGFTSLMLVAVFGLVPTIWQQVGNLINDIPSMYTGLQKVIAELPQRYPELDNFQIVESLVSNAKNQVIVMGETVVKGSLASLVSIATLAVYLILVPLLVFFLLKDKQEMIAMASGVLPRNRKLANKVWHEMNEQISNYIRGKVMEILIVGGVSYVTFAILDLRYSVLLAVAVGLSVLIPYIGAAAVTVPVAIVGLFQWGLTPQFYWLLIAYGIIQALDGNVLVPVLFSEAVNLHPVAIIVAVLVFGGLWGFWGVFFAIPLATLVKAVWNALPSNDEEVHSYPS
- a CDS encoding sulfurtransferase TusA family protein, giving the protein MELNLLDLRQERCPMALLLAKRHTKALSEGQQTSIYVSDSSSLSDITSFLLKQSFELVCEELDGYYSLQVTKGTLSNV
- a CDS encoding beta-barrel assembly-enhancing protease, with translation MFKHTRSIVCLCVAASLGAPSPIYANTLDLPDIGTAASSTLTIDQELQYGDAYMRMLRNNQPIVNDPVLNEYIDSLGHQLVANANDVKTPFTFFMIRDRNINAFAFFGGYVALHTGLFLHAQSESELASVVAHEIAHVTQRHLARSMEEQARRSPATMAALAGSLLLAIAAPEAGIAAITATTAGNIQGQINYTRSNEKEADRFGIDTLAKAGYDVNAMPRFFSRLADEYRYASKPPPMLLTHPLPEDRITDSRARAQNYPARRVDPSLNYNLARARIVARYAGISAKSAMDWFSRTEKKAPENLKVSFQYGRALVHLDNNELDEASEILQSLIKLQPDNNFYLDAMSDLYIAQEKASQAENMLQAALKDKPKNSVLTINYANVLMKQDKNEEAIRVLQRYTHDNPNDVNGWHLLSEANIHLGRSDEDLAARAEVLALKANWNKAIQYYTQASQLAELGSLKQARYDARIDQLMVQRDRFMALQ
- the arsC gene encoding arsenate reductase (glutaredoxin) (This arsenate reductase requires both glutathione and glutaredoxin to convert arsenate to arsenite, after which the efflux transporter formed by ArsA and ArsB can extrude the arsenite from the cell, providing resistance.); the encoded protein is MSVVIYHNPRCSKSRQTLALLEEKNIQPEIVKYLETPPSVAELKELYAQLNLTEVRAMMRTKEDIYKELNLAQASDEQLFEAMTNNPKLIERPIVVNNGQAKHGRPPEQVLDIL
- the wrbA gene encoding NAD(P)H:quinone oxidoreductase, giving the protein MSCSIVVLYYSRHGSTRALARQIARGIESIPHCEALIRTVADIDERITPQDPVLTLKELQNCDGLAMGSPVWFGNMSASLKHFWDQTTSLWVSGDLIDKPACVFSSSSSLHGGQETTLQTMMLPLLHHGMMILGIPYSEPSLHTTQTGGTPYGATSVSHDGNTLSKEENELAQTLGRRLATTALKVKDK
- a CDS encoding DUF2069 domain-containing protein, which encodes MQAMQSHTKLFRLLALFGNLGLLAWVALWQLSLSPHPHISSTTLAIAWSIPLLLPLPGILAGKPYTHAWANFVLMLYFLHAFTILYVDGGERWLASIELVLTAAAFVGNILYARSRGKELGLKLKRLSKVEKEEKERFE
- a CDS encoding DUF2066 domain-containing protein is translated as MRHLVLLALALVGLPAAALTNVDLYQTEIVLDQSADNADAQARVDGMKEIIVRASGDQDAVSNPVVKKALKQNSQYLTQISYGQQNGQQTLRLGFSATHIRSLLSQAQLPIWPAARANLLVWLVEETQHDRNISWEHSDSQVLNQMRIEAQRRGLPLTVPVGDFDDITGVAVSDLWGGFARPVGEASQRYPVDAVLVVRVQGNSLRWTLYDQKPATIGVTRQAPVSGSNGGAEAAMKMVNQISDYYAKKSAVVVASESSETIKVRFTSLDNAVDFFTVENQLKKLSSVASLDILKIQGNQVTFNIHLLASQAEFEHEVTRMGKVVQLESATESQPVVKQQEQSEQPVDAVNDDLSTESSDLTVDVPEIIPAEQVLVFEWQGAPTRATIDHTESPEGKTDTALDEVIE